In Schizosaccharomyces osmophilus chromosome 1, complete sequence, the genomic window GCAGTGCACCACTGTATGTTGTTTTACTGAGGAATAATGAAGTTTAACAATAGTAAAGAAACTCCTATTTACGTAATGTTTTGTTAGGCAGATGTATATATTAATGCTAATAAAAACGAAACTAAGAGGTGTGATAATAAGAcatatgaaaataaaaggtaACGGAGAAAAGTAGAAACCGAAAAAGAACAGGAGAATTTGGCGTTCTTAGCGTGGAGATGGAAGTATGTTGTCGCGGGTATATTAGAATCCAGCAGAATAAATAAGATAAATGAGAACCGGACATAAAAATAAGGGAATAAAGAGGGAATAAAGTATACTGAGGAGTAGATGAAATGCtagtttgtttaccttcGCTCTgaatgcaaagaaaagggtGTTTTGGCTAGTGGAAACAGAAACAGAAGTCGCCAGAAGGGAAGAAAATCGTGTCAAGAAAGAGaactataaaaaaatcaaaaacgaACCAGAAGACAAATTTGGGAAATCCTTATTCAGGAGGCGTCTGCCTTGCAGAGAGTTACGAGACAATCTGCGGTTTTCATATTGACAAATCCTAAAGAGTGGTTTCCAGCCAGGAAGAAcgatcttcaaaaatgatCGCTGGTAATTTTGATTGTTCATGCACATACCCGATTTCATCCGTGCTTAGCAGCTGTTCAGCAGTGATTCGATCTTCTGGATCTGGTGCTATCATTCTATAAAgcattttttcaagagaCTCAGCACAAGCCGTTTTCGACAGTAACATCTGTTCCTGGGGTGTCAGGAACTGTGTTAACTTTGGCAAATCAGAAAAATCGGCTGAGCGTAATCGCTGCCATTCGAGACCGTTGTCTGGAAGAACCACGTTGGTCGCTGCCTCAATCATGCTAAGGcccaaagaaaaaatatcgGCCGGTTTATCATAAGCATGCATCATTAATACTTCCGGTGCTATGTACATCCTGTCCCCCTCCAAGTCTGACAATGAAGAAACTGGAAGACTTGAAGATAAACCAAAGTCGGAAATTTTTAGATTTCCTTCGCGGGTAATAAGCACATTCGAAGGCTTCACGTCTAGATGCACAACTCCGAGCCTATGCAAGTAGAATAAACCCTAAAAAAGTCAACAAACATCTGTTCAAATTACTTACCTGGCCCAACTGTAATAGAATTTTCCAAACACGGAACGAATCGAGTACTTGCATTAAACCCAGTTCCGTTAAAAATGTGCCTAAATCACCATTTTCGCAATATTCtagttgaagaaaaagttgatcTTTATGTTCCCAAAAGTCGACCATGTTCACAATGCGCGGAGAGTCGCGCACCTGATTCAGAATATTGGCTTCCTGAATTTGTCGCATAGTTTCCTTCGTGCTATTACCTTTTCTCTTCACAATTTTCACAATCGAAAAATCTTCAGCCATTTTTGAAACCTTGTAAACATAAGAGAAATCACTTTCGCGCAACAATTTCACCTGGCAAAATCGGCCATACAGCATTTCGGTACAGCGGTCGACATCATTAAACTCATCATGACTCATTGTACTAAAGAGGTTTGGACTTGTAGGTGTCCAACTCAGCGATGACgattcatcttcatcttcgtcCTCATCTTCTTTCCAACTTGTCGTAGGGGGAGTATGTAGAAAAATAGATTGAGACTTAGTTGGCGTATTATAAGTACTCATGTACTCATCAGGGCTACAAGAAAATGTTGGCAATGGTAGCATATCCATGCTGTCTTCCAAATCCTCAGATGCCGACTTTTCGGACTTCAAGCATTGCAAAAAATCAGGACCAGGGCACTTCCTGCGAAGTAGTAGGGAAGAAGGGGACGTTGGGGATTCTGGGTAACCACTGCTCATATGAGAAATGCGTTTACAGGGTGTGTGAGGTTGTTCGCTTTTTGGGTTAGTTGAATTGATTTCCCAtaacatttgtttttcgcGTTTCGACAAGAGCCCTGTACTAAGTGCACcagaaaaatttgtatGATTTTTATCTAAAGGTGTTATATTCTCTTGACGTTGATCactatcttttcttttacagTCTAAAAGACTAGGAAGGAGTCCCGGTGGTTTTTTTTCGTCGACATCCATTCGAGAGAACAATCCACGTCGTAAAGTAGTAGATAAGCGCACATTTTTCTTAGGATTCATCAATGGCGTATGTGGACTGTCTTCGAATGCGGAAGCATTGTTGATTTGCGATTGAGGTGAGTAGGACTCATTGGACATTGAATCACTAATGATGCTTTCATTCCCAGAAAACAGTCGCCTTTTCCGTGCATGGTCATCtaaggaagaaaacgatGAACGCGTTGGTGTACTAGGTGTCATAGAAACAGAATCCATTATTGATATATCCCGTATCTTTGTTCTTTAAATAACTAGGAGTTTATAGATAATATATATTGTAAGTACAAAATGAGGCGACACGTAAATGGTTGAAGTGATTGGAACTTTCAGTATTATTGAGGTTTATTTCTCCCAATTAAATAGATCAGCTTCTCAAATTCTTTGGGAAGTTTcctttccaaagaaaggaacTAATATGTCTTGTTTATTGAGTGTTGCTGGAAGAAGACAGCATTCATcaagtaaacaataaacaGAGTCGCGAGTTTCATGACGCGTACACAAACGCGTCGCGTCGCGTCGCGTAAATGACAATTATTTACCTGACGCGTCGGGTCCTTCTTGAGTAGTATTTCAATATAACGCGACGCGCCGCCGTATCCTTCCTAAAACCAAACActcaaaaaagcaaagtaaattgaaaaatggcCGAACGGCTTTCCGTTGGTTCGTTGCGTGTTATAAAGTATGtttcatttaatttaaaTCAGTATAAAAACGAATTTGCACACGAAGTACTAACACGGTAAATTAGCACCTCAGATTCTTCGTCTTATCCTCCAAATCCTGTTCTTCAGGTATTGACGGTTAAAGAATTAAACTCGAACCCCACATCTGGAGCACCTAAACGCTATCGTGTTGTTCTTTCCGACTCCATTAACTATGCACAGTCCATGCTTAGCACTCAACTCAACCACTTAGTAGCTGAAAATAAGCTTGCGAAGGGTGCTTTTGTGCAACTCACACAATTTACGGTCAATAtcatgaaagaaagaaagatcTTGATTGTTCTTGGTCTAGACGTATTAACTGAACTTGGATTCATGGAAAAGATTGGAAACCCGGCCGGGTTAGAAACTGTAGACTCACTGCGTCAACAACCTCAACCTCCCGTAAATGAAGGATCCTTGAATCAACCTTCTGCGCCCGCCAACTATCCTGCTAACACAGGTAGTTTTTACGGAAATAACTCACCCAGTACTGCACCTGCTCCTCCCCCGATGGTAAAGAGACCTTCGGGTCCTAATCCAGCAAATGGTTACAGCACTATCATCTATCCTATCGAAGGTCTTTCTCCTTATCAAAACAAGTGGACCATTCGGGCTCGTGTTACCAACAAGTCCGATATCAAACACTGGCATAACCAACGTGGCGAGGGAAAGCTTTTCAGCGTCAATTTATTAGATGAAAGTGGCGAGATTCGAGCTACTGGGTTCAACGATCAGGTGGACGCTTTTTACGACATTTTGCATGAAGGCCAAGTTTACTACATCAGTCGCTGTCGTGTCAACATCGccaaaaaacaattcaCGAATGTTCAGAATGAGTACGAGCTTATGTTTGAGCGTGATAccgaaataaaaaaagctGAAGATCAATCCGCTGTACCTGTAGCAAGATTTAGTTTTGTCTCGTTACAAGAAGTTGGCAATGTTGCCAAGGACGCTGTAATTGATGTTATTGGTGTCTTGCAAAGTATCGGTCCTGTGCAACAAATCACCAGCCGCGCTACTTCTCGGGGTTTTGATAAGCGTGATATTACTGTTGTTGATCAAACTGGGTTTGAAATGAGGATTACTTTATGGGGAAAACTTGCAATTGAATTCTCCGCTCCCGAAGAGAGCGTTTTGGCCTTCAAGGGTGTAAAAGTAAACGATTTCCAAGGTCGATCTTTATCTATGTTAACTAGTAGCACCATGTCTACTGATCCCGATATCCAAGAATCTCACCTGCTGAAAGGCTGGTATGATGGACAGGGTAGAGGCCAAGATTTTGCCAAACATAGCAATAATGCATCAATCAGCTCCGTTTCTGGACGCTCAGCGGAAAGGAAGACCATTGCAGACGTTCAAGCGGAACATTTGGGCATGTCCGAAACACCTGACTATTTTAGTTTGAAAGGTACAATTGTTTATATCCGAAAGAAGAACGTATCGTACCCTGCGTGCCCTGCGCCAGATTGcaataaaaagattttcGACCAAGGGGGTTCTTGGCGATGTGAGAAATGTAATAAAGAATATGATGCTCCTCAATATCGATACATTATGACTATTGCAGTTGGTGATCATACTGGACAACTTTGGTTAAATGTTTTTGATGATGTTGGCAAAATAATTATGCATAAATCTGCGGACGAACTTAACGATTATCAAGAGAACGATGAAAAcgcttttatgaattgtaTGGCTGAAGCATGCTACATGCCATATATCTTTCAATGTCGCGCAAAGCAAGATAACTTTAAAGGAGAGACTCGTGTTCGTTACACTGTCACTTCCTTAAGTCAAATGAACTGGCAAGAAGAATCCAAGAAATTGATTGATTATATCCAAGGTGCAAACTAAACTTCATTCACACAGTTACTCGCTGGTCGAGGAAAATTTTGCAAGACCCCTAAACGGGATCATTAATTGTGTATGAG contains:
- the mik1 gene encoding M phase inhibitor protein kinase Mik1 codes for the protein MDSVSMTPSTPTRSSFSSLDDHARKRRLFSGNESIISDSMSNESYSPQSQINNASAFEDSPHTPLMNPKKNVRLSTTLRRGLFSRMDVDEKKPPGLLPSLLDCKRKDSDQRQENITPLDKNHTNFSGALSTGLLSKREKQMLWEINSTNPKSEQPHTPCKRISHMSSGYPESPTSPSSLLLRRKCPGPDFLQCLKSEKSASEDLEDSMDMLPLPTFSCSPDEYMSTYNTPTKSQSIFLHTPPTTSWKEDEDEDEDESSSLSWTPTSPNLFSTMSHDEFNDVDRCTEMLYGRFCQVKLLRESDFSYVYKVSKMAEDFSIVKIVKRKGNSTKETMRQIQEANILNQVRDSPRIVNMVDFWEHKDQLFLQLEYCENGDLGTFLTELGLMQVLDSFRVWKILLQLGQGLFYLHRLGVVHLDVKPSNVLITREGNLKISDFGLSSSLPVSSLSDLEGDRMYIAPEVLMMHAYDKPADIFSLGLSMIEAATNVVLPDNGLEWQRLRSADFSDLPKLTQFLTPQEQMLLSKTACAESLEKMLYRMIAPDPEDRITAEQLLSTDEIGYVHEQSKLPAIIFEDRSSWLETTL
- the ssb1 gene encoding DNA replication factor A subunit Ssb1, whose translation is MAERLSVGSLRVINTSDSSSYPPNPVLQVLTVKELNSNPTSGAPKRYRVVLSDSINYAQSMLSTQLNHLVAENKLAKGAFVQLTQFTVNIMKERKILIVLGLDVLTELGFMEKIGNPAGLETVDSLRQQPQPPVNEGSLNQPSAPANYPANTGSFYGNNSPSTAPAPPPMVKRPSGPNPANGYSTIIYPIEGLSPYQNKWTIRARVTNKSDIKHWHNQRGEGKLFSVNLLDESGEIRATGFNDQVDAFYDILHEGQVYYISRCRVNIAKKQFTNVQNEYELMFERDTEIKKAEDQSAVPVARFSFVSLQEVGNVAKDAVIDVIGVLQSIGPVQQITSRATSRGFDKRDITVVDQTGFEMRITLWGKLAIEFSAPEESVLAFKGVKVNDFQGRSLSMLTSSTMSTDPDIQESHLLKGWYDGQGRGQDFAKHSNNASISSVSGRSAERKTIADVQAEHLGMSETPDYFSLKGTIVYIRKKNVSYPACPAPDCNKKIFDQGGSWRCEKCNKEYDAPQYRYIMTIAVGDHTGQLWLNVFDDVGKIIMHKSADELNDYQENDENAFMNCMAEACYMPYIFQCRAKQDNFKGETRVRYTVTSLSQMNWQEESKKLIDYIQGAN